The following coding sequences lie in one Palaemon carinicauda isolate YSFRI2023 chromosome 7, ASM3689809v2, whole genome shotgun sequence genomic window:
- the LOC137644629 gene encoding glutamate receptor 1-like codes for MSAAIYSITENRASAMDFSEPVYIDELTVGYVRPILQSDMMGFLKPYTDEMWVGIMLGVLSISVSIYIIMQAQRYIAGIHNSMYTINIPHVTGIPWFPTGNSGRVVACTWLLMAFILSCVYRSNLMAMLVSPKVQLPFSSLEELAKTDITLWVPAGSRFHEALTAASPTSTIGRVKKNTFLSANGLQGLKGYQNGQWSLITYKGPLTYTLHRDFSQQVITLIKLPIISFPITQHGYCRFYIMPEGIFKVNLLSLGFPKNSSLKPPVDKIIRNLREFGIIDHLFQKQVSNATECLKPLGYEIERAKKALALQDFYGVFSIYLAGLVLSLASFLLELKRCVHQ; via the exons ATGTCTGCAGCCATATATTCCATCACGGAGAATCGAGCCAGTGCCATGGACTTCAGCGAGCCGGTATACATCGACGAGTTAACAGTGGGCTATGTGAGGCCCATTCTCCAATCAGACATGATGGGCTTCTTAAAGCCGTACACTGAcgag ATGTGGGTTGGAATAATGTTGGGAGTGCTGTCAATCTCGGTCAGCATATACATCATCATGCAAGCTCAAAGGTACATTGCCGGGATTCACAACTCAAT GTACACCATTAATATTCCCCACGTCACAGGCATCCCCTGGTTCCCGACGGGAAATTCGGGCAGGGTGGTGGCCTGCACTTGGCTCCTAATGGCATTTATCCTCTCGTGCGTCTACCGTTCGAATCTCATGGCGATGCTGGTGTCCCCCAAGGTCCAGCTCCCCTTCAGTTCCCTCGAGGAACTGGCCAAGACTGACATCACGCTGTGGGTGCCGGCCGGGAGTCGATTTCACGAAGCCCTTACG GCTGCTTCTCCAACATCTACTATTGGAAGAGTCAAGAAGAACACCTTCCTGTCAGCCAACGGACTCCAGGGATTGAAAGGATACCAAAATGGACAGTGGAGTCTGATCACTTATAAAGGACCTTTGACCTACACTCTTCATAGAGACTTTTCACAG caagtaataacattaataaaattacCAATTATTTCTTTCCCCATCACCCAGCACGGCTACTGCAGATTTTACATAATGCCAGAGGGCATCTTCAAGGTGAATTTGCTCAGCCTGGGCTTTCCTAAAAATTCATCTTTGAAGCCACCAGTGGATAAAAT CATCAGGAACCTGCGCGAATTCGGAATCATCGATCATTTATTCCAAAAACAAGTGTCGAACGCCACCGAGTGCCTCAAGCCTCTCGGATATGAAATCGAAAGGGCTAAAAAGGCTTTGGCACTGCAAGACTTTTACggtgtattttccatttatttagcAG GTTTGGTGCTGAGCCTGGCCTCCTTCCTCCTAGAACTCAAGAGATGCGTCCATCAATGA